The Bacteroidota bacterium genome includes a window with the following:
- a CDS encoding T9SS type A sorting domain-containing protein, which translates to MRTTLFSVLLLLSLSLNVSAKQPVSEGSSFTGKSVMACMGGTRTIKTSGGDYASFTTAINDINANGICPGGLIIYVDAGFTSTEILPALTVASSAAAPLTFVKSGIGSNPVIIAGTGIGISDAVVTFKGCDYVTWDGIDVRENASNITSNTQMEYGIMVTNASATNGTQNLIVRNCKITLNKTNTSTTAIYQSYSFTPSSTSGACSNNVFHKVVVENTYTGMLFNSYAGIPDNNCVVDSCTIGAVTANNIGGNGSQACWGFRANTMSNLKVYGNEIRNVTMSGTKNLGGLFLSGCSGTCDVYCNTVHDIKVTHTNAGTNSVPIGLRMEGAPGSVTNLYNNITYNFSNLYSTATTSMLIKAITINSQNTYTGTVNVYNNTAVVNAEALPTSCVFNCTYGTVNVKNNIFVNTSATNAVSKRYIWYHQGGTIASASNNIEYINTAGQNNFVGFLSTDYTTLQQWAAAISPASPSDGFESGSMNANPNFAGATNFTFTSATPAAKSGTPMLFISKDYTGSLRDLVRPTIGAYETTQPQSDLAAPVLSDVTITSGVVPMIDINLLDNSNGTSNATVRMWYRPQGSSAAFTGIDADTKPTAAMNGTYTWNNSLSGLAQGNYEFYLVVRDGQGAGQGIWANPMWKNTIGTTAFSVSDPPDFSSNPAAFSNVRTFTKMDAVAISWTGSLSTAWNTGGNWSGGNPPSISSDVTIPSGQPNQPVISSTALCNSLTINNGAILTVNPTYSLTVKGTTSLGGSQCLVIKSSIAGDASFIDNGTVNGPGTAKIERYISAPNWHYISVPVATANASIFNGCYLKKWSESAYAWTNIISPSAPFTITSGYALKSNTTSTYVYSGMPNTGTFTIPLTRTVSLPVSKQGWNLVGNPYPSAIDWDAISGWSKNNVANAIYIYNQGYSNYSTYINGIGTNQGSRYIAPGQGFYVVCTNPSGNLTMNNKVRTGNSSIFLKSAVEQDYIRLTVSDATHSDEAVIRFDQMATPGFDSDFDAYKILAENNPQLWTSNKNNGDAMYAVNSLGDVFSSPDVDVAFIPALTGTYTIAASEFENLAAQTGIYLEDKKTNTLIDLVETPEYTYNAEAGDDVNRFVVHFKNAAVTGIPAIVKVSDITLYPNPNKGNFTLSFGENVPDATTVEVYDIVGQKVLSTNYNNAGTADIDMNNAPAGLYFVVVRGDGVNKIMKFIVEK; encoded by the coding sequence ATGAGAACAACACTATTTTCAGTTTTACTGTTATTGTCACTTTCATTGAATGTAAGTGCTAAACAACCTGTTTCGGAAGGAAGCTCCTTTACCGGAAAATCAGTAATGGCATGCATGGGAGGTACCCGGACTATAAAAACCTCGGGTGGGGATTATGCCAGTTTTACAACCGCCATCAACGACATTAACGCCAATGGTATTTGTCCGGGTGGTCTTATAATATATGTAGATGCCGGTTTCACTTCAACAGAAATTTTACCCGCTCTTACGGTTGCTTCCTCTGCCGCGGCACCGCTCACCTTTGTGAAATCGGGCATTGGCAGTAATCCCGTAATTATTGCAGGAACCGGTATTGGAATCAGTGATGCTGTGGTAACATTCAAAGGCTGCGATTATGTTACCTGGGATGGCATAGATGTTCGTGAAAACGCTTCAAATATTACATCAAATACCCAGATGGAATACGGAATAATGGTGACCAATGCTTCCGCAACCAATGGCACACAAAACCTTATTGTGAGAAACTGCAAAATAACACTGAACAAAACAAACACCTCTACAACCGCCATCTACCAGAGTTACAGCTTCACGCCTTCGTCAACTTCCGGTGCCTGCTCGAACAATGTTTTTCATAAAGTAGTGGTCGAAAATACGTACACGGGTATGCTGTTTAATTCGTATGCCGGGATTCCTGATAATAATTGCGTTGTTGATTCATGTACTATTGGTGCGGTAACGGCAAATAATATCGGAGGAAACGGTTCGCAGGCCTGTTGGGGATTCAGGGCAAACACCATGTCGAATTTAAAAGTATACGGTAACGAAATCCGCAATGTGACCATGAGCGGTACAAAAAATCTGGGCGGCCTATTCCTGAGTGGCTGCAGCGGCACATGCGATGTATACTGTAACACGGTACATGATATAAAAGTTACCCATACCAACGCAGGCACCAATTCGGTTCCTATTGGTCTGAGGATGGAAGGTGCACCGGGCTCTGTTACCAACCTCTATAATAATATCACCTACAATTTTTCAAATCTTTACAGTACGGCTACAACATCGATGCTGATTAAAGCTATAACGATTAACAGCCAGAATACATACACGGGCACGGTCAACGTTTATAATAATACTGCTGTTGTGAATGCGGAAGCACTGCCGACAAGCTGCGTATTTAATTGTACTTACGGAACTGTAAATGTAAAGAACAATATTTTTGTGAATACGTCAGCCACCAATGCCGTGTCGAAACGCTATATCTGGTATCATCAGGGCGGAACGATAGCATCGGCTTCAAATAATATTGAATATATCAACACAGCAGGGCAGAATAATTTTGTCGGATTTTTATCGACCGATTACACAACGCTTCAGCAATGGGCTGCTGCTATAAGCCCTGCCTCACCGTCCGATGGTTTTGAATCGGGCAGCATGAATGCAAACCCAAACTTCGCGGGAGCGACCAATTTCACCTTTACTTCAGCAACACCGGCCGCTAAAAGCGGAACACCCATGTTGTTTATTTCAAAGGATTATACCGGAAGCCTGCGCGACCTTGTGCGTCCAACTATTGGAGCGTACGAAACAACACAGCCTCAATCAGACCTTGCAGCCCCGGTTTTAAGCGATGTCACCATCACTTCGGGTGTTGTTCCCATGATAGATATTAATTTACTTGATAACAGCAATGGAACATCCAATGCTACGGTACGCATGTGGTACAGGCCACAGGGAAGTTCTGCGGCATTCACGGGCATTGATGCCGATACCAAACCAACAGCTGCCATGAACGGCACCTACACCTGGAACAATTCACTCTCAGGTCTTGCGCAGGGCAACTACGAATTTTATCTTGTCGTACGCGACGGACAGGGCGCAGGACAGGGTATATGGGCAAACCCAATGTGGAAAAATACGATAGGAACCACCGCTTTCAGCGTTTCAGATCCTCCTGATTTCAGCAGCAACCCTGCCGCATTTTCCAATGTGAGAACGTTCACCAAAATGGATGCCGTGGCTATTTCATGGACAGGAAGTTTAAGCACTGCATGGAATACCGGCGGAAACTGGTCGGGTGGAAATCCTCCCTCTATAAGCTCCGATGTTACGATACCTTCCGGTCAGCCGAACCAGCCGGTCATCAGCAGCACCGCCCTGTGTAACAGTCTTACAATAAATAACGGTGCAATACTCACCGTCAATCCTACATACTCACTTACCGTCAAAGGCACAACCTCATTGGGCGGCAGTCAGTGTCTGGTCATTAAATCTTCAATTGCCGGTGATGCATCATTTATCGATAACGGGACTGTAAATGGTCCGGGAACAGCAAAAATTGAACGCTATATTTCAGCTCCCAACTGGCACTATATTTCAGTACCTGTAGCGACGGCCAACGCTTCAATATTCAACGGCTGTTATCTTAAAAAATGGTCTGAAAGTGCTTACGCCTGGACAAATATTATTTCACCTTCTGCACCCTTTACCATTACTTCAGGTTACGCATTGAAAAGCAACACAACAAGCACATACGTGTACAGCGGAATGCCGAATACCGGAACATTTACGATACCTCTGACACGGACGGTTTCATTGCCGGTCTCAAAGCAGGGATGGAACCTTGTCGGCAATCCATACCCCAGCGCGATTGACTGGGATGCCATAAGCGGATGGAGCAAGAACAATGTCGCTAACGCCATTTATATTTACAATCAGGGGTATTCCAATTATTCGACATACATTAACGGTATAGGAACCAACCAGGGGTCGCGGTATATAGCTCCGGGGCAGGGTTTTTATGTTGTGTGTACAAATCCGTCCGGCAACCTTACTATGAATAATAAAGTGCGTACAGGAAACAGCAGCATCTTTCTGAAATCAGCCGTTGAACAGGATTATATCAGGCTGACGGTGAGTGACGCAACACACAGTGATGAGGCTGTTATCCGTTTTGACCAAATGGCAACACCCGGATTTGACAGCGATTTCGATGCCTATAAAATTTTAGCAGAGAATAATCCCCAGCTGTGGACTTCAAATAAAAACAATGGTGATGCGATGTATGCCGTGAATTCGCTGGGCGATGTTTTTAGCAGTCCCGATGTTGATGTTGCTTTTATCCCGGCGCTGACCGGAACATATACTATAGCTGCAAGTGAGTTTGAAAATCTGGCCGCCCAAACCGGCATTTATCTTGAAGATAAAAAAACAAACACCCTGATTGACCTTGTCGAAACTCCCGAATACACCTATAATGCTGAAGCAGGCGATGACGTCAACCGCTTTGTGGTACATTTCAAAAATGCAGCGGTAACAGGAATTCCTGCCATCGTTAAGGTTTCCGATATTACACTGTATCCAAATCCGAACAAAGGTAATTTCACCCTTTCATTCGGAGAAAATGTCCCGGATGCGACAACTGTTGAAGTATATGATATCGTAGGGCAAAAGGTTCTTTCAACCAATTATAATAATGCGGGAACGGCAGATATCGATATGAACAATGCGCCCGCAGGTCTCTATTTTGTTGTTGTCCGTGGTGACGGTGTTAACAAAATAATGAAGTTTATTGTAGAAAAATAA